The Verrucomicrobium spinosum DSM 4136 = JCM 18804 genome includes a region encoding these proteins:
- the vccB gene encoding Verru_Chthon cassette protein B, whose product MMMMRTTLSFLNQTARRKGFSLAEVTLAVGITSVGMLALIGLIPGGLDSMRQSSSKVAEAKIIQAVTADYQMGDWGSRTSGQKLADKDYYFDERGVEVPASDPWRHYTARATVDTKFVALQGEASTGNKYLRRLQIKVTDRQNIEQAFVNTTQHRAYGSTVALMEQTNSETAIRY is encoded by the coding sequence ATGATGATGATGAGAACCACCCTTTCTTTCCTGAACCAAACGGCCCGGCGCAAAGGTTTCTCCCTGGCTGAAGTGACGCTTGCCGTGGGCATCACGTCGGTGGGCATGCTGGCTCTGATTGGCCTCATTCCCGGCGGGCTGGACTCCATGCGCCAGTCCTCCAGCAAGGTGGCGGAGGCCAAGATCATCCAGGCGGTGACGGCGGACTACCAGATGGGCGACTGGGGCAGCCGCACGAGCGGGCAGAAGCTGGCGGACAAGGACTACTACTTTGACGAGCGGGGTGTGGAGGTGCCGGCGAGCGATCCCTGGCGGCACTACACAGCCCGGGCCACGGTGGATACGAAGTTTGTGGCCCTGCAGGGGGAGGCCAGCACGGGGAACAAGTACCTCCGCCGCCTGCAGATCAAGGTGACGGACCGCCAGAACATTGAGCAGGCGTTTGTGAACACCACGCAACACCGGGCCTACGGCAGCACCGTGGCCCTGATGGAACAGACCAACAGCGAGACGGCCATCCGCTACTAG